One window of the Catenulispora sp. MAP5-51 genome contains the following:
- a CDS encoding ribonuclease J: MSHPHPELSGPPPLPRGALRVTPLGGLGEIGRNMTVFEYGGKLLIVDCGVLFPEEAQPGVDLILPDFSSIRDRLDDVVGVVLTHAHEDHIGGVPYLLKEAPDIPLIGSKLTLALVEAKLTEHRIRPYSLQVAEGDVEQIGPFECRFVAVNHSIPDAMAVAIKTPAGTVFHTGDFKMDQLPLDNRLTDLATIAELGKAGIDLLLADSTNAEVPGFVTSEREITPVLDRVFGRAKGRVIVASFASHVHRVQQVCDVAAAHGRKVALVGRSMVRNMAVARDLGYLKVPADLIIDLKEIDDLPDDKVVLMCTGSQGEPMAALSRMANRDHQVRITGDDTVILASSLIPGNENAVNRVINGLTRWGATVVHKGNAMVHVSGHAAAGELLYFFNLAKPRNFMPVHGEWRHLRAAADLAIKTGVPEDRVVIAEDGVTVDLVDGVARITGKVDAGYVYVDGSSVGSVTEASLKDRRILGDEGFVSVFVAVSADTGSIVTGPVITARGFGLDDQTLEQAKPLIVQALADAAAEGIGDTHQLQQLVRRAVGRWVSNTTRRRPMILPVVVEV, encoded by the coding sequence ATGAGCCATCCGCATCCGGAACTCTCCGGACCCCCGCCGTTGCCGCGAGGCGCGCTGCGAGTGACCCCGCTCGGCGGTCTCGGAGAGATCGGTCGCAACATGACCGTCTTCGAGTACGGCGGCAAGCTGCTCATCGTCGACTGCGGCGTCCTCTTCCCGGAGGAGGCCCAGCCCGGCGTCGACCTGATCCTGCCGGATTTCAGCTCCATCCGGGACCGGCTGGACGACGTGGTCGGCGTGGTGCTGACGCATGCCCACGAGGACCACATCGGCGGGGTGCCCTACCTGCTCAAGGAAGCCCCGGACATCCCGCTGATCGGCAGCAAGCTGACCCTGGCGCTGGTCGAGGCCAAGCTCACCGAGCACCGGATCCGGCCCTACTCGCTGCAGGTCGCCGAGGGCGACGTGGAGCAGATCGGGCCGTTCGAGTGCCGCTTCGTGGCGGTGAACCACTCCATCCCGGACGCCATGGCCGTGGCGATCAAGACCCCGGCCGGCACGGTGTTCCACACCGGCGACTTCAAGATGGACCAGCTGCCGCTGGACAACCGGCTCACCGACCTGGCGACCATCGCCGAGCTCGGCAAGGCCGGCATCGACCTGCTGCTGGCGGACTCCACCAACGCCGAGGTGCCCGGCTTCGTCACCTCCGAGCGGGAGATCACCCCGGTGCTGGACCGGGTGTTCGGCCGGGCCAAGGGCCGCGTCATCGTGGCCTCCTTCGCCTCGCACGTGCACCGGGTGCAGCAGGTCTGCGACGTGGCCGCGGCGCACGGCCGCAAGGTGGCGCTGGTCGGCCGGTCCATGGTCCGCAACATGGCCGTGGCCCGGGACCTGGGCTACCTGAAGGTCCCCGCGGACCTGATCATCGATCTCAAGGAGATCGACGACCTGCCCGACGACAAGGTCGTGCTGATGTGCACCGGGTCGCAGGGCGAGCCGATGGCCGCGCTGTCGCGCATGGCCAACCGGGACCACCAGGTCCGCATCACCGGCGATGACACCGTCATCCTGGCGTCCTCGCTGATCCCGGGGAACGAGAACGCGGTGAACCGGGTGATCAACGGCCTGACCCGCTGGGGCGCCACGGTCGTGCACAAGGGCAACGCCATGGTGCACGTCTCCGGACACGCCGCGGCCGGCGAGCTGCTGTACTTCTTCAACCTGGCCAAGCCGCGCAACTTCATGCCGGTGCACGGCGAGTGGCGGCACCTGCGCGCCGCGGCCGACCTGGCGATCAAGACCGGGGTGCCGGAGGACCGCGTGGTGATCGCCGAGGACGGCGTCACCGTGGACCTCGTCGACGGCGTCGCGCGCATCACCGGCAAGGTCGACGCCGGCTACGTCTACGTCGACGGCAGCTCGGTGGGCTCGGTGACCGAGGCTTCGCTGAAGGACCGGCGGATCCTGGGCGACGAGGGCTTCGTGTCGGTGTTCGTCGCGGTGTCGGCCGACACCGGCAGCATCGTCACCGGCCCGGTCATCACCGCCCGCGGCTTCGGGCTGGACGACCAGACGCTGGAGCAGGCCAAGCCGCTGATCGTGCAGGCGCTGGCGGACGCCGCGGCCGAGGGCATCGGCGACACCCACCAGCTGCAGCAGCTGGTGCGCCGGGCGGTCGGACGCTGGGTCTCCAACACCACGCGGCGCCGCCCGATGATCCTTCCGGTGGTCGTCGAGGTCTGA
- a CDS encoding MarR family winged helix-turn-helix transcriptional regulator — protein MTDYPSHDAYRAHAAMQKLVLHQRDVRGAVERATGLSFGRSRALRRLVHGPLRMSELAARLSWDKPYTTTVVDDLEERGLVTRSVAPDDRRAKMVELTPEGHSAAVTAIRILAEPAPGLLRLSAEELAVVAELLEKASDESEC, from the coding sequence ATGACCGACTACCCCAGCCACGACGCGTACCGTGCGCACGCCGCGATGCAGAAGCTGGTGCTCCACCAGCGCGACGTACGCGGCGCGGTGGAGAGGGCGACCGGCCTGAGCTTCGGCCGGTCGCGCGCGCTGCGCCGGCTGGTGCACGGCCCGCTGCGGATGAGCGAACTGGCCGCCCGTCTGAGCTGGGACAAGCCCTACACCACCACCGTGGTCGACGACCTCGAGGAGCGCGGCCTGGTGACCCGCAGCGTCGCCCCGGACGACCGCCGCGCCAAGATGGTCGAGCTCACCCCCGAGGGGCACTCCGCCGCCGTGACCGCGATCCGGATCCTCGCCGAGCCGGCCCCGGGGCTCCTCCGGCTGAGCGCCGAGGAGCTGGCGGTCGTGGCGGAGCTGCTGGAGAAGGCTTCAGACGAGAGCGAGTGCTGA
- a CDS encoding DNA translocase FtsK 4TM domain-containing protein, translating into MATRTPSKNSKATAATSASKSGAKSSSGSAGSAGAAKGTAARKGRGRAAASGAAPAAAPPPKNPRSRSARTAGPLEKGIGRLATNSRRGAGRASQGAKSLHPDHRRDGVGFALIGLGIVMAAALWHGFPGAVPQAIVAVVAGGFGRVGAFTPLLVFGLAVRVIRRPEEAADTNRMSIGWGAFTVAAVGLIHISGHMPHPSDGATAMRDAGGWIGYAISAPLVSTVSSFVAVPLLILLLLFGVLVITATPVYRIPERIRAGRGHAGGFLHWMIFGEREDPDASATEEDDPYGILPEDDPSDNEVRNQRLQQTVENEPTIFIPMLEESGTAAGDAVPDAVPAEDDGTQVTIPVARTRKAGGKKAGSAAPAAGVSPKDAVQAAMELYAASADPNAEYKLPPPDMLRVGAPPKTRSKANDAVVAALVEVFKQFNVDAKVVGFTRGPTVTRYEIELGHAVKVERITALSKNIAYAVASADVRILSPIPGKSAIGIEIPNTDRENVSLGDVLRSTEATTQTHPMMVGLGKDVEGRHIVANLTRMPHMLVAGATGAGKSTCINTLIVSVLLRATPDQVRLILVDPKRVELTSYEGIPHLITPIITNPKKAAEALQWVVREMDLRYDDLAESGFRHVDDFNAAVKAGKLKPLPGSERVYQPYPYLLVIVDELADLMMVAPRDVEDSIVRITQLARAAGIHLVLATQRPSVDVVTGLIKANVPSRLAFATSSLADSRVILDQPGAEKLVGQGDALFLPMGASKAQRLQGAYVSEAEIAAVVKFSKDQLTPAYREDVTGQAASKKVAEEEIGDDLDLLLQAAELVVSTQFGSTSMLQRKLRVGFAKAGRLMDLLETRNVVGPSEGAKARDVLVRPDDLEGLLDSIRAEAGAG; encoded by the coding sequence ATGGCCACCCGTACGCCCTCCAAGAACAGCAAGGCAACGGCAGCCACATCCGCGTCCAAGTCCGGTGCGAAGTCCTCCTCGGGGTCGGCCGGATCGGCGGGGGCGGCCAAGGGCACCGCCGCGAGAAAGGGACGCGGCAGGGCTGCCGCGTCCGGCGCCGCGCCCGCCGCCGCACCTCCGCCGAAGAACCCGCGCTCCCGCTCGGCGCGTACCGCCGGGCCGCTGGAGAAGGGGATCGGCAGGCTGGCCACCAATTCGCGCCGCGGCGCCGGCCGGGCCTCGCAGGGGGCCAAGTCGCTGCACCCGGACCACCGGCGCGACGGCGTCGGCTTCGCGCTGATCGGCCTGGGGATAGTGATGGCCGCGGCGCTGTGGCACGGGTTCCCCGGCGCGGTGCCGCAGGCCATCGTCGCGGTCGTGGCCGGCGGCTTCGGCCGGGTCGGCGCGTTCACGCCGCTGCTGGTCTTCGGCCTGGCGGTGCGGGTGATCCGGCGGCCGGAGGAGGCCGCCGACACCAACCGGATGTCCATCGGCTGGGGGGCCTTCACCGTCGCCGCGGTCGGCCTGATCCACATCTCCGGCCACATGCCGCACCCCTCGGACGGGGCCACCGCGATGCGGGACGCCGGCGGCTGGATCGGCTACGCGATCTCCGCGCCGCTGGTCTCGACGGTGTCCTCGTTCGTCGCCGTGCCGCTGCTGATCCTGCTGCTGCTGTTCGGGGTCCTGGTCATCACCGCGACGCCGGTCTACCGGATCCCGGAGCGGATCCGCGCCGGCCGCGGGCACGCGGGCGGGTTCCTGCATTGGATGATCTTCGGCGAGCGCGAGGACCCGGACGCGTCGGCCACCGAGGAGGACGACCCGTACGGGATCCTCCCCGAGGACGACCCCTCGGACAACGAGGTCCGCAACCAGCGCCTGCAGCAGACCGTCGAGAACGAGCCGACGATCTTCATCCCGATGCTGGAGGAGTCCGGCACCGCGGCCGGCGACGCCGTGCCGGACGCGGTGCCGGCCGAGGACGACGGCACCCAGGTGACGATCCCGGTCGCCCGCACCCGCAAGGCCGGCGGCAAGAAGGCCGGCTCCGCCGCTCCGGCGGCCGGCGTCTCGCCCAAGGACGCGGTCCAGGCGGCGATGGAGCTGTACGCGGCCAGCGCGGACCCGAACGCCGAGTACAAGCTCCCGCCGCCGGACATGCTGCGCGTCGGGGCGCCGCCGAAGACCCGCTCGAAGGCCAACGACGCCGTGGTGGCCGCGCTGGTCGAGGTCTTCAAGCAGTTCAACGTGGACGCCAAGGTCGTCGGCTTCACCCGCGGCCCGACGGTCACCCGCTACGAGATCGAGCTGGGCCACGCGGTCAAGGTGGAGCGAATCACCGCGCTGAGCAAGAACATCGCCTACGCGGTGGCCTCGGCCGACGTCCGGATCCTGTCGCCGATCCCCGGCAAGTCCGCCATAGGGATCGAGATCCCCAACACCGACCGCGAGAACGTCTCCCTGGGCGACGTGCTGCGCTCGACGGAGGCCACCACCCAGACCCACCCGATGATGGTGGGGCTGGGCAAGGACGTCGAGGGCCGGCACATCGTGGCCAACCTGACCCGCATGCCGCACATGCTGGTGGCCGGCGCGACTGGCGCCGGCAAGTCCACCTGCATCAATACTTTGATCGTCTCGGTGCTGCTGCGTGCCACCCCGGACCAGGTCCGGCTGATCCTGGTGGACCCCAAGCGGGTCGAGCTGACCAGCTACGAGGGCATCCCGCACCTGATCACGCCGATCATCACCAACCCGAAGAAGGCCGCCGAGGCGCTGCAGTGGGTGGTCCGGGAGATGGACCTGCGCTACGACGACCTGGCCGAGTCCGGCTTCCGGCACGTGGACGACTTCAACGCCGCGGTGAAGGCAGGCAAGCTCAAGCCGCTGCCGGGCTCGGAGCGGGTGTACCAGCCCTACCCGTACCTGCTGGTGATCGTCGACGAGCTCGCCGACCTGATGATGGTGGCCCCGCGCGACGTCGAGGACTCCATCGTCCGCATCACCCAGCTGGCCCGGGCCGCCGGCATCCACCTGGTGCTGGCCACCCAGCGGCCGTCGGTGGACGTGGTGACCGGCCTGATCAAGGCGAACGTGCCCTCGCGGCTGGCCTTCGCCACCTCCTCGCTGGCCGACTCCCGGGTCATCCTGGACCAGCCGGGCGCGGAGAAGCTGGTCGGCCAGGGCGACGCGCTGTTCCTGCCGATGGGCGCCTCCAAGGCGCAGCGGCTGCAGGGCGCGTACGTGTCGGAGGCCGAGATCGCGGCGGTCGTGAAGTTCAGCAAGGACCAGCTGACCCCGGCCTACCGCGAGGACGTCACCGGCCAGGCGGCGTCGAAGAAGGTGGCCGAGGAGGAGATCGGCGACGACCTGGACCTGCTGCTGCAGGCCGCGGAGCTGGTGGTGTCCACGCAGTTCGGGTCGACCTCGATGCTGCAGCGCAAGCTGCGGGTCGGGTTCGCCAAGGCCGGGCGGCTGATGGACCTGCTGGAGACCCGGAACGTGGTCGGGCCCTCGGAGGGGGCCAAGGCGCGGGACGTGCTGGTGCGGCCCGATGATCTGGAGGGCCTGCTGGACTCGATCCGGGCCGAGGCCGGGGCGGGATAG
- the dapA gene encoding 4-hydroxy-tetrahydrodipicolinate synthase: MITAMITPFQADGSLDLDGAQKLAAHLVDAGNDGLVISGTTGESPTTSDAEQAALLRAVREAVGDRATVIAGVGTNDTAHTLELARRAEADADALLVVTPYYNKPTQEGLFRHFTAVADATSRPVVLYDIPHRSGIPIEVDTLKRLAEHERIVAVKDAKGDLVAGSEVIAATDLAYYSGDDPLTLPWLSVGAVGVVSMSGHLAAPRIRAMIAAYLTGDVAEAARLHAELLPVHAGVTSLPGVISLKTAMNMLGLPGGPVRLPLVEATEEQQDRLKTFLAQGGVKI, encoded by the coding sequence ATGATCACCGCGATGATCACGCCCTTCCAGGCGGACGGCTCCCTGGACCTGGACGGTGCGCAGAAACTGGCCGCACACCTGGTGGACGCCGGCAACGACGGCCTGGTGATCTCCGGCACCACCGGCGAGTCGCCGACCACCTCCGACGCCGAGCAGGCGGCGCTGCTGCGGGCGGTCCGCGAGGCCGTCGGCGACCGGGCGACCGTGATCGCCGGCGTCGGCACCAATGACACCGCTCACACGCTGGAGCTGGCCCGGCGGGCCGAGGCCGACGCCGACGCGCTGCTGGTGGTGACCCCGTACTACAACAAGCCGACCCAGGAGGGCCTGTTCCGGCACTTCACCGCGGTGGCCGACGCCACCTCGCGGCCGGTCGTGCTCTACGACATCCCGCACCGCTCCGGCATCCCGATCGAGGTCGACACCCTCAAGCGGCTCGCCGAGCACGAGAGGATCGTCGCGGTCAAGGACGCCAAGGGCGACCTGGTCGCCGGGTCCGAGGTCATCGCTGCCACCGATCTGGCCTACTATTCGGGGGACGACCCGCTGACCCTGCCCTGGCTCTCGGTCGGGGCGGTCGGCGTGGTGAGCATGTCCGGGCACCTCGCGGCGCCGCGCATCCGCGCGATGATCGCCGCGTATCTGACCGGCGACGTGGCCGAGGCGGCCCGCCTGCACGCGGAGCTGCTGCCGGTCCACGCCGGTGTGACGAGTCTGCCAGGTGTGATCTCCCTCAAGACGGCAATGAACATGCTGGGACTGCCCGGCGGCCCGGTGCGGCTGCCCCTGGTCGAGGCGACCGAGGAGCAGCAGGACCGGCTCAAGACGTTTCTCGCCCAAGGCGGCGTGAAGATCTAG
- a CDS encoding DUF5937 family protein, whose amino-acid sequence MVGIPMTSADLANIGFETSPLVNLVRGLDQLGSTRPLRSAHRRWLAGALRHVPERCRPLMELLNAIPNYAPAFLIPDLPPSGRLHRGLDEELDALRAVRDTELALDFTIFDTWDRRPSRAYDALRDHGDRLIPVLTDAMHALFTSCLADDWPDIRRTLDADIGRRARQMATDGPGAVLNDLHPKLSWEPEQLSLAVAKVPDWRYDLRGDGLTFTPSVFGHYVGSLIAPGRRSIMAYPVSDLDAAAALTAEGPPHDGLASLIGRARAAALRAIGDDPTTGELAVRLGVKSPTASAHAAALRSAGLVVTERTGRSVRHRLTGLGAELIAANRR is encoded by the coding sequence GTGGTCGGCATCCCCATGACCAGTGCCGACCTGGCGAACATCGGTTTTGAGACCTCTCCCCTGGTGAACCTGGTCCGCGGCCTGGACCAGCTGGGATCCACCCGTCCTTTACGCTCGGCGCACCGGCGCTGGCTGGCCGGGGCCCTGCGGCACGTCCCCGAACGCTGCCGGCCGCTGATGGAGCTGCTGAACGCGATCCCCAACTACGCCCCGGCCTTCCTGATCCCGGACCTGCCGCCGAGCGGGCGCCTGCACCGCGGCCTGGACGAGGAGCTCGACGCGCTGCGCGCGGTCCGCGACACCGAGCTGGCGCTGGACTTCACGATCTTCGACACCTGGGACCGCCGCCCCTCCCGGGCCTACGACGCCCTGCGCGACCACGGCGACCGGCTGATCCCGGTGCTCACCGACGCGATGCACGCGCTGTTCACCTCCTGCCTGGCCGACGACTGGCCGGACATCCGCCGCACCCTGGACGCCGACATCGGGCGCCGGGCCCGCCAGATGGCCACCGACGGCCCCGGCGCGGTCCTGAACGACCTGCATCCCAAGCTGAGCTGGGAACCCGAGCAGCTCTCGCTGGCCGTGGCCAAGGTCCCGGACTGGCGCTACGACCTGCGCGGCGACGGGCTGACGTTCACACCGTCGGTGTTCGGGCACTACGTGGGTTCGCTGATAGCCCCCGGCAGACGTTCGATCATGGCCTATCCGGTCTCGGATCTGGACGCCGCCGCCGCGCTCACCGCGGAAGGGCCGCCCCACGACGGCCTGGCCTCGCTCATCGGCCGGGCCCGCGCCGCCGCGCTGCGCGCCATCGGCGACGATCCCACGACCGGGGAGCTGGCGGTACGCCTCGGCGTCAAGTCCCCCACCGCCTCGGCCCACGCGGCCGCGCTGCGCTCGGCCGGGCTGGTCGTCACCGAACGCACCGGGCGCAGCGTCCGGCACCGGCTCACCGGCCTTGGCGCCGAACTGATAGCGGCGAACCGCCGGTAG
- a CDS encoding MFS transporter, whose product MPESAHRRYLILAICCMSLFIVGVDNTAVNVALPSIQRDLRAPVSGLQWTIDAYTLTLASLLILAGSLGDRLGRRRVFMTGTSLFVVGSVLCALAPNLGALVGSRALQGVGGAMMNPVAMSIITNVFTDNKDRAKAIGVWSAAFGVSMAAGPVVGGLLLSAASWRSIFWLNVPIGVAAVLLTGIFVPESKAPRARRFDPVGQVLGIAFLAGVTYAIIEAPRVGWVSGQTIVVFVAAIAAAAGFVAYELRREQPLIDPRFFRSLPFSGATLMAVAGFLALSGFLFMNTLYLQDALGYSALKAGLLTLPIAVASVIVGPRSGRWVANHGPRVPLIAAGVLLALSPLLLTGLSATTPVALLLVAYAILGVGFGTLNPPITNTAVSGMPRAQAGVAAAVASTSRQVGQTLGVAIIGSVVVARATGPARTGLPAASHAGWWILFGCGLAVFVLGMLTTGKHAAATAARTAARLTEPAEPTTDTGIPALR is encoded by the coding sequence GTGCCCGAGAGCGCGCACCGTCGTTATCTCATCCTGGCCATCTGCTGTATGAGCCTGTTCATCGTCGGCGTGGACAACACCGCGGTGAACGTGGCCCTGCCCTCTATCCAGCGCGACCTGCGGGCCCCGGTCTCCGGGCTGCAGTGGACCATCGACGCCTACACCCTCACCCTGGCCTCGCTGCTGATCCTGGCCGGCTCGCTCGGCGACCGGCTCGGCCGGCGCCGCGTGTTCATGACCGGTACCTCGTTGTTCGTCGTCGGCTCGGTGCTGTGCGCGCTGGCGCCCAACCTCGGGGCGCTGGTCGGCTCGCGTGCCCTGCAGGGCGTCGGCGGCGCCATGATGAACCCGGTCGCGATGTCGATCATCACCAACGTGTTCACCGACAACAAGGACCGCGCCAAGGCGATAGGCGTGTGGTCGGCGGCGTTCGGGGTGAGCATGGCGGCCGGCCCGGTGGTCGGCGGCCTGCTGCTGAGCGCGGCCAGCTGGCGGTCCATCTTCTGGCTGAACGTGCCGATCGGGGTCGCGGCCGTGCTGCTGACCGGGATCTTCGTGCCGGAGTCCAAGGCCCCGAGGGCCCGCCGCTTCGACCCGGTCGGGCAGGTGCTCGGCATCGCGTTCCTGGCCGGCGTCACCTACGCGATCATCGAGGCGCCGCGGGTCGGGTGGGTCTCAGGGCAGACCATCGTGGTGTTCGTCGCGGCGATCGCGGCGGCGGCCGGGTTCGTGGCCTACGAGCTGCGCCGCGAGCAGCCGCTGATCGACCCGCGGTTCTTCCGCAGCCTGCCGTTCTCCGGCGCCACGCTGATGGCGGTCGCGGGGTTCCTGGCCCTGTCCGGATTCCTGTTCATGAACACCCTGTATCTCCAGGACGCCCTCGGCTACAGCGCGCTGAAGGCGGGACTGCTGACCCTGCCGATCGCGGTGGCCAGCGTCATCGTCGGCCCGCGCTCGGGACGCTGGGTCGCCAACCACGGCCCGCGGGTCCCGCTGATCGCCGCCGGCGTGCTGCTGGCGCTCAGCCCCCTGCTGCTGACCGGGCTGAGCGCGACGACGCCGGTGGCGCTGCTGCTGGTCGCCTACGCGATCCTGGGCGTGGGCTTCGGCACCCTGAACCCGCCGATCACCAACACCGCGGTGTCCGGAATGCCGCGGGCGCAGGCCGGCGTCGCGGCGGCGGTGGCCTCCACCAGCCGGCAGGTCGGACAGACCCTCGGCGTGGCGATCATCGGCTCGGTGGTGGTGGCCCGGGCGACCGGCCCGGCCCGCACCGGACTGCCGGCGGCCAGCCACGCGGGCTGGTGGATCCTGTTCGGCTGCGGCCTTGCAGTGTTCGTACTAGGTATGCTCACGACCGGTAAGCACGCGGCGGCGACGGCCGCGCGCACCGCGGCCCGGCTGACCGAGCCGGCCGAGCCGACGACCGACACGGGGATCCCCGCACTGCGATGA
- a CDS encoding methyltransferase domain-containing protein yields the protein MTSSAVTSAASASYLDAVAATDAARSYKQDLITALAIAPGHRVLDVGCGPGTDLAALAEAAGPAGTVLGIDQDPQMVATARVRMADRPTVQVRHADAHQLPFADHSIDRARADRVLMHVADPAAVLREIHRVLRPGGRLTLAEPDWDTLAVDHTDLAVSRAFTRYVAERVNRNQAVGRQLPRLAAHAGYTLRAVRNEAVVFTDFQTAETILGLRRTTERAVTAGYLTEEDAAAWLGHLTADTFFATVSFVTVVAESALALV from the coding sequence ATGACCAGCTCAGCAGTCACCAGCGCCGCTTCGGCGTCCTACCTGGACGCGGTCGCGGCCACCGATGCCGCCCGTTCCTACAAGCAGGACCTGATCACCGCACTCGCCATCGCACCGGGCCACCGCGTGCTGGACGTCGGCTGCGGTCCCGGGACCGATCTCGCGGCCCTGGCCGAAGCGGCCGGTCCGGCGGGAACGGTGCTCGGTATCGACCAGGATCCCCAGATGGTCGCGACCGCCCGGGTACGGATGGCTGATCGGCCGACTGTCCAGGTGCGCCACGCGGACGCCCACCAGCTACCGTTCGCGGATCACAGCATCGACCGTGCCCGCGCCGATCGCGTCCTGATGCACGTCGCCGATCCGGCAGCGGTGCTGCGCGAGATCCATCGGGTGTTGCGGCCCGGCGGCCGTCTCACCCTGGCCGAGCCGGACTGGGACACGCTCGCCGTCGACCACACCGATCTGGCGGTCAGCCGTGCCTTCACCCGGTACGTCGCCGAGCGCGTCAACCGCAATCAGGCCGTCGGACGGCAGCTGCCGCGCCTCGCCGCACACGCCGGGTACACCCTGCGGGCTGTTCGCAATGAGGCCGTGGTGTTCACAGATTTCCAGACCGCCGAGACCATCCTGGGGCTGCGCCGCACCACCGAGCGCGCGGTGACCGCCGGTTACCTCACCGAGGAGGACGCCGCCGCCTGGCTCGGCCATCTCACAGCTGACACGTTCTTCGCGACCGTGTCCTTCGTGACCGTGGTCGCCGAGTCAGCACTCGCTCTCGTCTGA
- a CDS encoding helix-turn-helix domain-containing protein, with translation MGGQRAEDERDGTGVGLDEADALRGGRFVGDEVAGGGVAGGAGGGAGGSVGARTAARTGTATDVAAERATATATATGTDAAEPCTKAAETPVTAPTAAVPAAASEPGSTPDPDKVPAAKAAEAAADPADLTDSQIVGRRLALARQHAGLSIEEVVAATRIRPGMLREIEAGEFMHCGGDVYARGHVRAIAKVVGIDPEPLLEEHPPHVPTDLPVRGRSRVVSRAEAPKAPAASAEEQKPGAGAASDRRAGAPASNVMPTNAVPTNAVPTSAARDNAARFAGRAPSRVIRPAAEGATLVAASKGAAAGKAAAAGAGTGGKGGSGSVRPPQPRRKDDPGKIERYPKSANWTAAMLVALLGLVVFAGVQLIGDDGGKAAPAAAPAPKPKPVAVKPTPPPLPPAPKGVAVKIAAVGSDSWLNVTGPDGHVLFDNMLPAGSTQSFQDPKQLGVTLGNAAAVHMTLNGKDLGSAGGDGQVVHVTLNPTGEVAG, from the coding sequence ATGGGCGGTCAGCGGGCTGAGGACGAGCGGGACGGCACGGGTGTCGGGCTCGACGAGGCGGACGCGCTGCGCGGCGGGCGCTTCGTCGGGGATGAGGTCGCCGGCGGCGGGGTAGCGGGAGGCGCCGGTGGTGGCGCTGGTGGCAGTGTCGGTGCGCGGACTGCGGCGCGCACCGGCACTGCCACCGACGTCGCCGCCGAGAGGGCCACCGCCACCGCCACGGCCACCGGGACCGACGCCGCCGAGCCCTGCACGAAGGCTGCCGAGACGCCGGTGACGGCGCCGACGGCCGCCGTGCCGGCTGCGGCCTCCGAGCCGGGGTCGACACCGGATCCCGACAAGGTCCCGGCCGCCAAGGCCGCCGAGGCCGCGGCGGACCCGGCGGACCTGACCGACTCGCAGATCGTCGGCCGGCGCCTGGCGCTGGCCCGGCAGCACGCGGGCCTGTCGATCGAGGAAGTCGTGGCGGCCACCCGGATCCGGCCGGGCATGCTGCGCGAGATCGAGGCGGGGGAGTTCATGCACTGCGGCGGCGATGTCTACGCCCGCGGGCACGTGCGGGCCATCGCCAAGGTCGTGGGCATCGACCCGGAGCCGCTGCTGGAAGAGCACCCGCCGCACGTACCGACCGACCTGCCGGTGCGGGGACGGTCGCGCGTGGTGTCGCGGGCCGAGGCGCCCAAGGCCCCGGCCGCCTCGGCCGAGGAACAGAAGCCGGGCGCGGGTGCGGCATCGGACAGGCGGGCGGGTGCGCCGGCCTCCAATGTGATGCCGACCAACGCGGTGCCGACCAACGCCGTGCCGACCAGCGCGGCGCGCGACAACGCGGCGCGGTTCGCCGGGCGCGCGCCGAGCCGGGTGATCCGGCCGGCGGCTGAGGGCGCGACGCTGGTGGCCGCGAGCAAGGGCGCCGCTGCGGGCAAGGCGGCCGCGGCCGGCGCCGGTACCGGCGGCAAGGGCGGCTCCGGATCGGTTCGGCCGCCGCAGCCCCGCCGCAAGGACGACCCGGGCAAGATCGAGCGGTATCCCAAGTCGGCGAACTGGACCGCCGCGATGCTGGTGGCGCTGCTCGGCCTGGTGGTGTTCGCCGGCGTGCAGCTGATCGGCGACGACGGCGGCAAGGCCGCCCCGGCCGCGGCCCCGGCTCCCAAGCCGAAGCCGGTCGCGGTCAAGCCCACGCCTCCGCCGCTCCCGCCGGCGCCCAAGGGCGTCGCGGTCAAGATCGCCGCCGTCGGCTCCGACAGCTGGCTGAACGTGACCGGCCCGGACGGCCACGTCCTGTTCGACAACATGCTGCCGGCCGGCAGCACGCAGAGCTTCCAGGACCCCAAGCAGCTCGGCGTGACCCTCGGCAACGCCGCGGCGGTCCACATGACGCTGAACGGCAAGGACCTCGGTTCGGCCGGCGGCGACGGCCAGGTCGTGCACGTGACGCTGAACCCGACCGGCGAGGTGGCCGGCTGA